The genomic stretch GGCGTGTCCCGTCTTCGATTGGACCGGAACTCCCCCGTCCTCAGCCACCAGTTCTATGGTGTTCCAGATCAACCGAGGATCATGGATGATCTTTGCGCCGGGATAGCGCCGGGCAAAGGACTGGCCCAACAGCCCGACCAGGTAGTACCCCTCAATGAACTGCCCCTGTTCGTCAAAGAAAAAGCAGCGATCAAAATCGCCGTCCCAGGCGATGCCCACATCTGCACCGGCCCCTTGAACAGCCCGTGCCGTCGCCTCCCGGTTTTCCGGCAGTAGCGGATTCGGTATGCCATGGGGAAATGAACCATCCGGTTCGTGGTTCACCCTGGTCCATGCAAAGGGGAGATGGGGCGCCAAGGCGTCGATAACCGGCCCGGCGCAACCGTTGCCGGCATTGACGACGACCTTGAGCGGACGGAGTACGGTCGGATCCACATAGCTCAGCAGATGCGCCACATAAGGCGGCAAGCTGTTCTCTCGCCGCCTCCGCCCTTTTGCCCCCTCGCTTATAATCGATCCCGCGCCGCCGCCGAAACTTTGTCCGCCGGCCAGCACCCGCGCTTCCAGTTCGCGCAATCCCGTATCTCCGCTCACAGGGCGCGCCTGGGACAAGACGAACTTCATCCCGTTATAGTCGGCAGGGTTGTGACTGGCTGTCACCATGATGCCGCCATCGAGATTCATGTGCGCTGTAGCGAAATAGACCTGCTCGGTGCCGCACAGGCCGATGTCTGTCACATCACAACCGCTGTCAAGCAGACCCTGTGCCAATGCTTCAGCCAAAGCGGGACTGGATAGACGCGCATCATAACCGACGACGACATGCCTCACCTCGAACAGTTCCCGATAAGCGCAACCGATCCGGTATGCCACATCTTCATTTAATTCATCGGGAACTCTTCCGCGCACGTCATAGGCCTTAAACGGGCTCTTCGGTTTCCCTGCTTGCATCATCACGGGCACTCCTGCATTCATTTTTGCCGGTGTCTCCCATCGCCTTTTTAACGGTAAAAGGTGAAATTGACCCGGTAGGGCACCCGCAGTTTGCGGGCCACTTCCGGTTGCACAGGTTTGCGCAGGGACAAAATCATCCCAAGATTTTTGACAGCGTCCCAGGCTGCTTTCAGGTAAATCGTCGTCTTTTGCTCCATAGAAAAATACAGACAGTAATAGAAGAGCAATAGCGTCAGTGACCAGGCCCGTCCCATGGGCTGGTTTTTCCACACCAGCCAGAACAGGTTGCGACAGTAGAAAAAAGGTGCCCGCCATGACTGGCGGTTGGTCGGAGACGCCTTGTGGTAGGACACGATATCGGGGAAGTAGCGTATGGTGTAACCGGCGTCCCATATGCGAAAGGCCATGTCCATCTCGTTCATGTACAAGAAAAACTCACCCGGGTAATAGCCTACCTTTTTCATCACCGCTCGGCGCACCGCCGCGCCGGCGCCGTTAAAACTCATGTAGAGGCCGTCTAGAAAATAAGCAAATTCCCTAGCCAGCCCTTGCAAAAGCATGATTTTTTAATACAAACAGCAAAAAACTAGAGTCTTTTTATCGGTCTCACCGGCCCTTTTTGAGGATTTTCCTCAAAAAGGGCAGATCTCCCCCTTGCACCTTATGCGGCTTTTTTGAAAGCAACACCGCGTAAGGCACTCACCTCCAACACCATGGTTGCATTCTTATCATTTCGTAGACGGTTGAGTTTTTGAAAGTTCGCCGCTAACGCGCTGAGCCGGGCGGCATAAGCCAGATTTCGTTTTCCGATACGGCGAACCCGGCGCAGTCCGTAACGGTTGACCAGTTCATTTTGCTTGGCTTCGATGCGGCTGCGAAGACGCATCTGTTCCTTATAGATTTTCGTTTGGGAGTGCTTTGCCGCCTCGAGCATGACACCATAGGCGTTGTGAATAAAAATCGTGCGCCGATGTTTCTTTTCTTTAAAACAGGTCGTGTAACGAGGGCAGTGCTTGCAATCATGGTCCTTGGCGCGAAGCACGAAGTTCTTCCCATCTGCCACTTCCGAATAGGTGGTGATGACTTTTCCTCTCGGGCAGATCAGTTGTGTTTGGTCTTCGGAAACTTGAAATCCCTCGCCCGCGAGGATATCACATTTTGTCTTTGGTGAAAGTGGCGCCACTACGTCAATGCCTTTTTCCTTGAGGGTGACACGGTCATCGCCCGCACCATAGTGGGTATCTCCAATGATCGTCGGGTTTTCTACACAATCGGTGGGAAGCTGATCCGCTAACGGCACCAGACTGGAGCCGTCATAGTCGTTGGCTTTCATGGCCTCGGCGGCGGCGATAAATCCGGAATTTCCGACTTCGACGATGGCCATCTTATACCCGCGCCATTTCGTCTTGCCCTTACAACCGAAACGGGCTTCGCTGTCTACAGCCGAAACTATCATATCTTTGACAGAACCGCCGGGGGCTATCTCAAGAGTTCCATCATCTTTCCGAATGATTCGTTCACGGAGGATACGGCAAAGCAAAAGGGCGTAATGAATGACATCGGGCTTCTTCTTCCACGAAGCCTCCGATGACTCCACGTAGGCCAGCAGTTCGTCAGCCTCGCTGACCACTTCAACAAGCCGTTCCATTTTGGCCTTATCGTCCAGGTTATGCTCTTTCACTTCCGTCACTGTTTCCAGGTAACGTACCGCCCGAGGGGCATGGGGGATTGCATGCCATGGAACACTGTATTGCTTCGCCAAAAGACGCACCAACAGGCGCATGGCTTGGCGGATCAGTTCGATGGTCGTGGGGGCACTGATGGGAGCTATGACATGGGTCGTGTCCGTTATCCAAGGTTCTTTCCCTGTCAAAACGCCCAGGTAGTACATCAACCGGATAAAGCGATCGAGATAGACCTTATCAAGTTCCTTTTGGATGAGCCGTTGCCGGTGGACGCCAAAATTGGCGTGATCAATGCCCGGTTCATCGAGGGCCATTCCTAACGCAAACTTGACCTCGATGTTCACACGTGTCTGTGCTTCCATCCCCCGGTCTGTTTCGCCCAGCATTTCCTGTAACATGCAGGCCATCGTCATCTGCCGGGCCGCATGACTGGGACGTCCGTTGTCAAGGCAATAGAGACCTGTAAAATCCTCCGGTTGTATTAATAGGGGCGCCAATTCACGAAACAGGCGAAAGACGGAATCGGCAGGCACAAGTTGGTCCCAGAGGGCTGCAAAGTCGTAAAAGCTAACTTGGGGGTCCACATCGAATCGAAACAAGGTACATCGCCTCGCTATAAACAGTCTTTGTACCTATATCCTTCGACGCGAAGAGTCGAATTCCCTTTAAATTCCACCAATTTCCATATAAAAACGTCTTGCTTTTTGCCCTCTCTTGAGGGGGTTTTTAGACAGACTCATGTAATAATCCGGCTCTGCCAGCGCTTGCGCTTTCTCGCCGGACGTCTCGCTCCGCTCCGGCCGACCCTGTTGCTCCCACTGGACAAACTGGTCATAGCTTCGCACGTCGAAAGCGACGACACCCAGGCGCGGGTCGGCCTGAAAGCGGGAGACCATTCGTGTGATGGCGTCGTAAGCCGGAAAGGAGTCATCATCAAGGATCAGCACATACTCACCGCGGGCCTGCCGGAATCCGGCGTTGTACCCCTCGACGCCCAGGTTTTTTCCTGTCTCGATGAGGCGCACCTCGGGAAACTCTGCACGGACCATGGCGACGCTGTCGTCAGTGGAACCGTTGTCGACGACGATGATCTCCAGCGGGCGGTAGGGTTGCTCTCGAAGGCGAGTCAGCCCTTCTTTCAGATCATTTCGCCGGTTCCAGTTCAGGATGACGACAGACACCAGTTCCATCGGATAACCTCCCATATACATCATCAAACCGGACGATATCGTCTTCTCCCAGATAACTCCCGTTTTGCACCTCAATGATCTCCAGCGGAATTTTTCCGGGATTGCTCAGACGATGCCTTGCCGTTTTGGGCACAAACAAACTCTCATTCTCGTGAATCCACCTCGTCTGGTCGTCGACGGTGACGCAGGCCGTCCCTTGCAGGACGATCCAGTGTTCGCTGCGGTGGTAATGCATCTGCAGGCTCAACTGGCTGCCCGGCGTAACGACGATGTGTTTCACCTTATACCCCGGCGCCTCCGCCAGGACGGTGTATTTTCCCCAGGGCCGGAATTGGGTGGGATGTTCTGACGCCTCCCTTCGCCCGCGACCCCTCAGTTGTTCCACGAGGGACTTGATCTTTTGAGAGTGGCCCTTCTGCGCGACGACGATCACATCGGAGGTCTCCACCACGAGGGTGTCCGTCAGGCCGATCCCCGCCACCAGGCGCCCATTGCTCATCAGCAGCGACTCATGACAGTCGATGGCGTGGCAATCCCCTGCCAGCACGTTGCCCTCTTCATCTTTGGTCAGGGCGTCAAAAATGGCATCCCAAGAGCCGATATCACTCCAAAATAGCGACAACGGGATAACGATCCCCCGATCTGATTTCTCTGCCACGGCGTAGTCGATCGACACCGAAGGCATCTGTTCAAAACGGGCCAAGGACTGCTCGAAGGATTCGGCAACGCCATTGTAAATCTCAGGCGCATGGCTCTTCAGTTCCGCAAAAACCGTTTCGATCTGCATCGCGTACATCCCGGAATTCCAATAGTAATTCCCTTGCCGCAAAAAGGCCTCCGCCACACTCCGTTCCGGTTTTTCCGTAAAGCCTGTCACTGCAAACCCGCCGTGACAGGGTGCGCCTGCCTGAATATAGCCGTAACCGGTCTCCGGCTTTTCCGGCAGCACGCCGAGGGTGACGATCTTCCCTTGCCCGGCGCCTTCGACGGCCTGCTTGACGGCGTTGACAAAACCATCCACCGGTGAAATCAGGTGATCCGACGGCGAGACAAAGAGGACCTCCTCATCGCCGCATCCCAGGACATCAGCGCAATAGCGGGCAGCCAGGGCGATGGCCGGCGCCGTGTTGCGCGCCGCCGGTTCCAGGAGGATGTGGGCCGCTAAAGCGCCGCAGAGGCGGAGCTCCGTCTGCACATGGTGATAATAGACCTGATTGGTGACAACCACCATGTCGGCAGGGTTGGCAACCGCCAAGAACCGCTCGACCGTCTGCGCCAGCAGCGACTTTCCCCCTTGCAGGCGCAAAAACTGTTTGGGATAGTCCTGCCGGGAGAGGGGGAACAGCCGTGTCCCCCCGCCACCGGCCAAGATGACGACTTTCACATGGTCACCCCCTGCGGCGAATCGTTAGAGGGGAACTTGACATCCAAGCTTCCCATCGTAGAGCCGGATCAGTTGAACCCTTTCGGGAAGGACCGGTTGCAATTCCTCGTAAATCTCATGTTCAAAGGCTGCCGACGAGATGATGATATCGGAGCAATCCTCCTGGCGCTCGGCGAAAAACCGCTCTTTGGCGTACACGGGCAGACCGTGGAGCACCCTGCCGTCTTTATGGGGATTGGAATCGACGATCCCTTTGATCTTCTCCCTGGCAAAGCCTTTGTTGGTGAGCAGATCCAATAGCCGCATCGTATGAACCCCGCCCCCCAGATGTACGCCTGTTCGCCAGGCAACGCCTGTTCTAGGCGGGATACAAAGGCTGTCTCCTGCTCCCGCCAGTAGGCCTCCCCTTCCGGCGACATCTTCGAGAGTTCCACCTACCGGTCATAGAGGGTCATATCGCGGACATCCTGTTTCTGCCAGAATTCCTCCTGTTCCATCGTCGTTCCGCAAAAACAGGTGCGCATCGGGCAGCGCTACGGCTCCGCAAGCTTTTTGCCGGTAAAGGTAACCGGCGCTTCCGACAAGAAATTGAAGATCTCGCGGAAAGCCTGGTGTTCGCATGGATTCACCCGCCCGCTCTCCAGATAGATGTTGAAACGGCTGTATCCAGCCCGGCAGCAGCGCATCGTAGGCTGATGAAAGCCGTATTCCGATAAAAACCGCGTATGGACCGTCCGGTAGGCGCTTACAATATACTCCCGTTCCTCTGGGGAATAGGCCTCCGGGTATCGTTTGCCCTGGTGTTCTCCCACCAGGAAATTGGGGCACATGACGGCGCCCAGTGTGGTGAACCGCTCGGCCATCGCCGGATAACGGGCGATCCGTTCCGGTAGCATCACATAGATGACGGTGGTATAGACGTTCAAAGCGGTCAGGATCCGGACGTTATGTTCAAAAATGGCGTCATAGTGCGGATTTTGCTCATGTATGGGGTGGTAGGACAGCTTGATTTTGGCCAAACGGCGAATCGTATCGTCAGTGAAGAGATGATCGAGGGCGATAGAACCGTTGGTCGTCATGCAGATACGGTGCCGTGGCGCCAACTGGCTGTATAACGCAGCAAAGTCCAGGTTGATGAGCGGTTCTCCCCCTAAAAAGTTGATGTCCCATATCCCGGTCTCATCAAAAAACGTCCCTAAACGCGACAGCTTTTACCGATAGGAGGCCCAGTCCTGGGGCACGTTCGCTCTCGCTCCAAGACAAAAAGAACAATTGAAATTGCAGTGCTCCCATAAATTCACGGCCGCGCTTAACCGTTCCAGTTCCGCCATCGGTTCACCGCCTCATCGATTTCATATCACGTCGGCAGCCTTCCGTCCAGGTTGCGTTTCCTGCACCCGTTGACGGCGACTCTTGCCTAGATCGATCAGTTTCTGCCGCAACACCGGCAGGAACCGTGCAATATACCCCTGATAGACCTGGTCATACCGCTGGAGAGCGCGCCGATCTTCCTCCGAGTGGACGACATTCATATACGCGTCCACATACAACCCGACCTGTTCCGAGAGTTCATGGCGAACATCGGCGATCTGCCGGCAGGTTTGACACAACAGGAACGACCGGTCTGCGTCAGGAACGCCCTCCATCACCGGATGAGCAGGGAATTGGAGGGCCAGTTCGGCCGCAGGGAGTTCGCGCGACGCCAGCGACAGGCGGAGTCCCGGCTTGGCGGCAAGCATCCCGTTCACGATCTCCCGGAGAACCCGGATATCCCCGCAGTCCAGCAAGACCACCTGCTCCGTAGCCTGGAACACCTCGGCCAACCGGTTTTGCTCACTCTCCCGCTCGAAGATCCTTTCCGGTCCGGCTTGACCGCGAGTCCCTGTGAGGGCGTCTGCGACGGCCATGAAGAGCGTCTTCACCGTGTTGTGTTGTCCTTTATACTCGGAGAAAAATGCAGCCTGGGCCAGTTCAGCGCAGAGGGCCTCTGCGAAGCGTTCCAGCGTCCCTCCATCGAGAGCCCTGGCGAAGAAATGGATCCGGTTCCGCCAAAAGTAGTACGTCGCGAAGGTGTTCTTGCGGACAGCGGCGCCCATCTTGTGCCAGGCTTTGGATCCTGCAAATGCTACCACCCGGCGCCCCAACCTTCTCATCCGGTAAAACCATTCCACGTCGTCCCAGTAGATGAAACAGCCTTCGTCCATCAAACCGACCTTCCGCAGGACATCGGCGCGGAGCATGACAGAACAGGCGGGCACATAGTCACACTCCATGATGTCAGGCAGATCGCCCCTATCGATATGGTTCTTGAAATGGGGTTTGAGGTGAAAACGCTCCCAATCGATGTTGGCGCCCAACTCCTGGAGTTGGTTAGGGTGAGCGTGTTTATACAACCTCGACCCAGCCGCCGCTACGTCAGGATGTTCTTCCATGAAGACGTGCAGCGCGCCGATGGCGTCCGCTTCCACGAACACGTCGTTGTCGAGAAGATGGATGTACTCGTATGCTTGCGAGAGCGCCCACCGGATGCCCCTGTTAAAACCACCGGCACCGCCAAGATTTTGCTCGTTCCGCAACAGGATCACCTGATCCCCATAAGCGGCGGCGACGGCCTCGGCAGAGCCGTCGGTGGAAGCGTTGTCGACGACACAGAGATCGAATCCACGAAACCGGCTGGCCAGCACCGCATCGATGCACGCCAACAAGTCCTCTTTTTTATTCCAGTTGCAGATAACGACGGCTACGGGATGAGCCATGGATCAGACATCCCTTTCTTCGATCGTTCCGTAGATCTTCGCCGGCTCAATAGGCCGTATAGATCCTGGGCCGCCCCAGAGGGGCATACCTCCGCTCGATCTCCCCGCGGATCTCGTCGAGATAGGCGATGGAGCCGACGGCAAAGACAGCATTTCCTTTTGACGCAGCTTCCTCCAGGGAGACAACCTGCACACCCTCCAGAGACTTGCCCCATAGATGTTGTTTTTTATCGATAAAAAACAGCACACGCAAGCCCTGCATAGCGGCCAACTGGAACAGGACGCGGCCTGCCTCTCCGGCGCCGTAGATCATCAACTCCCGGACGCCATCGGCCACGATCCGCGCCACCAGAGCGTGAAAGGCGACGACATAGCTGCCCCGGCGCCTGCGCTTCAGGTGTTGTTGGAAAAAGTACAGCGGGTAGCGACGCGTGACGATCAATTGCGGCCAATAGACGTTGCCGTATCTCCAGCCGTACGAGGAAAGCTCCAAAAAGCGTTCCACGCCGTCCCGCTGCATCAGTTCGTCCGCAGCGGCATCCCACAAACGGCGGCAAGCTTTACTGCCAAAGTTATCGTCATGGAGCAGTCCGCCCAATTGTTCGGCCTCGTCAGGTGTGGGCATCTCAATCATCCGATTAAGTGAGGCCGTCTAGAAAATAAGCAAATTCCCTAGCCAGCCCTTGCAAAAGCATGATTTTTTAATACAAACAGCAAAAAACTAGAGTCTTTTTATCGGTCTCACCGGCCCTTTTTGAGGATTTTCCTCAAAAAGGGCAGATCTCCCCCTTGCACCTTATGCGGCTTTTTTGAAAGCAACACCGCGTAAGGCACTCACCTCCAACACCATGGTTGCATTCTTATCATTTCGTAGACGGTTGAGTTTTTGAAAGTTCGCCGCTAACGCGCTGAGCCGGGCGGCATAAGCCAGATTTCGTTTTCCGATACGGCGAACCCGGCGCAGTCCGTAACGGTTGACCAGTTCATTTTGCTTGGCTTCGATGCGGCTGCGAAGACGCATCTGTTCCTTATAGATTTTCGTTTGGGAGTGCTTTGCCGCCTCGAGCATGACACCATAGGCGTTGTGAATAAAAATCGTGCGCCGATGTTTCTTTTCTTTAAAACAGGTCGTGTAACGAGGGCAGTGCTTGCAATCATGGTCCTTGGCGCGAAGCACGAAGTTCTTCCCATCTGCCACTTCCGAATAGGTGGTGATGACTTTTCCTCTCGGGCAGATCAGTTGTGTTTGGTCTTCGGAAACTTGAAATCCCTCGCCCGCGAGGATATCACATTTTGTCTTTGGTGAAAGTGGCGCCACTACGTCAATGCCTTTTTCCTTGAGGGTGACACGGTCATCGCCCGCACCATAGTGGGTATCTCCAATGATCGTCGGGTTTTCTACACAATCGGTGGGAAGCTGATCCGCTAACGGCACCAGACTGGAGCCGTCATAGTCGTTGGCTTTCATGGCCTCGGCGGCGGCGATAAATCCGGAATTTCCGACTTCGACGATGGCCATCTTATACCCGCGCCATTTCGTCTTGCCCTTACAACCGAAACGGGCTTCGCTGTCTACAGCCGAAACTATCATATCTTTGACAGAACCGCCGGGGGCTATCTCAAGAGTTCCATCATCTTTCCGAATGATTCGTTCACGGAGGATACGGCAAAGCAAAAGGGCGTAATGAATGACATCGGGCTTCTTCTTCCACGAAGCCTCCGATGACTCCACGTAGGCCAGCAGTTCGTCAGCCTCGCTGACCACTTCAACAAGCCGTTCCATTTTGGCCTTATCGTCCAGGTTATGCTCTTTCACTTCCGTCACTGTTTCCAGGTAACGTACCGCCCGAGGGGCATGGGGGATTGCATGCCATGGAACACTGTATTGCTTCGCCAAAAGACGCACCAACAGGCGCATGGCTTGGCGGATCAGTTCGATGGTCGTGGGGGCACTGATGGGAGCTATGACATGGGTCGTGTCCGTTATCCAAGGTTCTTTCCCTGTCAAAACGCCCAGGTAGTACATCAACCGGATAAAGCGATCGAGATAGACCTTATCAAGTTCCTTTTGGATGAGCCGTTGCCGGTGGACGCCAAAATTGGCGTGATCAATGCCCGGTTCATCGAGGGCCATTCCTAACGCAAACTTGACCTCGATGTTCACACGTGTCTGTGCTTCCATCCCCCGGTCTGTTTCGCCCAGCATTTCCTGTAACATGCAGGCCATCGTCATCTGCCGGGCCGCATGACTGGGACGTCCGTTGTCAAGGCAATAGAGACCTGTAAAATCCTCCGGTTGTATTAATAGGGGCGCCAATTCACGAAACAGGCGAAAGACGGAATCGGCAGGCACAAGTTGGTCCCAGAGGGCTGCAAAGTCGTAAAAGCTAACTTGGGGGTCCACATCGAATCGAAACAAGGTACATCGCCTCGCTATAAACAGTCTTTGTACCTATATCCTTCGACGCGAAGAGTCGAATTCCCTTTAAATTCCACCAATTTCCATATAAAAACGTCTTGCTTTTTGCCCTCTCTTGAGGGGGTTTTTAGACAGACTCTAAGTATCGCCAAAATATCCCGCTTTTTTGTGAGTGCCTTATTCCTAATATCGGGCTTTTGGGCGCATAACTTGAACCACATTTGTTGAAAAGCAAGCATTCCGCGCTGGCAGGCGTCTTTTTGCAACTGTTCTTCCGCGGAACAGCGATATTCCGAAAGCACCGGATAGACTTGCCCTTGTGGACTTTCCTCATAACCCAAGGTCGAGCCGACACCTTCCATGAGCAACTCTTCGATCGTTTGCGGGCTGCGCGCGATGGGCGTCATCAGATCGGCATTTTCCCCGGCATTGCCGGCAAAACCGCGGATATCCATCCCTTTCAGCAGATGCGGGGTGACCGCTTCCGTTCCCATAGCGAGGAGATGGCACAGGTCGGCTGGACAGTTTTCCAGCGCCAGGGCAGATTCCAGGGAGGACTGAATGGAACCGCGAAACCCCAGATCCACCGTGGCAACCTTGCCTTCGGCAGGCAACAGTCCACTTACATACCTCGCCAGGAGCTGTCGCTGTCGCGCGATAAAAGACCGGATTTTGGTTAGAACCGGCGGTCGGGTCAGTAAGTCGCTCAACGCCTGTTCCACGTTGACGCCGTCAGCCATCACGGTCTGCCGGCAACAGGAAGCCTCTAGATCCAAGTAACTGGCAAACCCCTCGACCTCCGCCGGTTCCAGCGGGAACATGGACAGGATGTCGCCGACCGTCACGTTCCGCCGTTCGAACAACTTTTGGATCTCGGTCTCATCAAAGGCCTGCAAACCGGGGAAGTAGGTCGATTGCCGTGACACATACAAGGGGATCACGGGGATCGACAGCCCGTGATAGGCGAAGGTCTCCCGGAGCAACCTGCTCAGGAAACTCCCTTCCCGCATCAAGGGAAGCACACCGGCGATCTGCTCCTCCCGGCACAGGTCGACGATCCATTCGGTAAAGAGCGTAAAAAAGGGCCCCATGACGCCGGCGCCTAACCGGAACCAGAAGGCCTCCTCCTCGCGACAAGGGGCTGTAAGAGCGTCGGTCAGCTTCCGCAGCGAGAGCAGTTCCGGCAATATGTCGCCATGCAGGATCGACTCCCATTCGTAGATACTGTTCAGTTCCGGTGTGATCGCTCGGTAGTGTACTGCGTCGATCCCTGCCTTGGCGGCGCCATGCACATCGGCCGCCAGGTTGTCCCCCATGTGCAGGATCTCTCTCCGGTCGATGGAGGGGTAGAGCGCGCAAAGCCGCTCAAAGAGTTCTCCCGAACCTTTGCCAACCCCCTCTTCACTGGAGACAAAAAGCTTCGCGATCCACCGGCTCTCCAACCCATTCGCTTCCAGCAACGCCATGATCTGTTCAGCCGAGAGATACATATCGGACAGCAGGGCCACGGGGACGCCCGCTTCCCCGCAATGCCGGATCAACGAGAAGACACTTAGGTTAAGATAGCAACTCGATTTTTCTGCAGCCAGTTCAATCGCCGCGATCGCCTTCCGGTCACCGATGTCTTCCGGAAGGGTGGCGTAAATCTGATCGAGCGAGATTTCCCTGGCGCCTGATCGTCGCTGTTGCCCATCGCGGGCCTCCTGTTCGGCCAGCTTGCGCAGTTGCCGGTACATCTCAGGGGTGATTCGTCGGCACAAACACCCGGCGGCGTGAGCCGCTTCCGCCGTTCTGACAAAGACATCATCGGGGTTCCGGCAGGTCCGCAACAACAAGGTGTCAAAGACATCCAAACTGATCAGGCGGGCTTTCTCAATCTTTCCTGCGTAAGCGGCCAGAAACCGGTCGTCCCGCCAAAGTTCCCTGCCCTGCTGATTCATCGCCATCCCTCCTACCCTGCACCCTGTTTCAGGGCTGCCCCTCTCCTGCGATCGGTTGCTTGACAAAGCCGAATAAACCGTACCAAGGGACCGAAAGACCCAGCGCTTCCAACTGCGCGAGGATTTCCGCTTCCCACTCGGAAGCGACCAGGATAAAATCAATGTCCTTTTTGTCGATCAACTCATGGGGGGCAATAATCGGGAACTGCTCGCATTGCTTCCCCCATTTTGAGCCGTCATTATCAACAAAACAAGCTACCGGCATACCCCTGCGACGAAAAAAAAGGGCTGCCGCCTGACCGAGGGTACCGGCGCCAAAGATCGCCGGCCTGGTTAAACCTTTTTCCCTGCAGTAGGCATAGAGTCGCTCCAACTGGAGAGGCAACGCTTGACGCCGCAAAAAGCCGCGGTCCTGGGCGGACAACAAGGCCTTGTGCTTTTCATGGATCACCGGCGGATAACGGCGTCTTTTTGCAACGTTTTTGTAGACCGCCGCGATTTCTGTGGATACCTTCAGGACAGATGGCACAACGGGAAGGCGGCTCGCCCACCGGTCGACAATCGCCCGGTCAGAGAGGAGTTTTTTGATGACATCCCCAAGCTGTTCATAATCGCCAGGTTCGAACAACATCCCGCATGCTTCATGAATCAATTCCGGTATCCCGCCAATCCTGGCGCCGATGACAGGAACGCCGAGACTGTACGCCTCCTGGATCACCAGCGGGGCCGAATCAGGACAGACCGACGGGACGACGAGCACATCCAACGTCGCCATGATTTCCGGCAGGTCTTCATGACGAAAAGCTCCTTCAAAGCGGATGTTGGTTTTCTCACCTGTCAGCCGCCGGAGGGTGGGCACGTATAAACGATCCCACTCACCGTACAGGTGCAGTGTCGCTTCGCTTTCCGGTATGTCTCGGAATGCCTCTATCAGCACATGGACGCCTTTATGGGGAGAGAGCGCCCCGATAAAACCAAAGCGGAGCCGCCCCTGCCGATCGCTCCTTTTGGGCAAAGGCGCCCCCGCTTCCACCATCGGATAGACGGTTTGGACGCGCTCTGGGGCGATCCCTTCCTGAACCAGACGGCGCCGGTTGGCCTGAGAGACTGCTATGATCACATCCGCCTTTTGCAGCATCGCTTGGATAAACCGGTGCCGCTCGATAAAGACGCTGATCTCCGGCAGTCCGCCAGGCGCTTCCTTCGGGAGAAAACAACGGGCGCAATTG from Heliomicrobium modesticaldum Ice1 encodes the following:
- a CDS encoding phosphomannomutase/phosphoglucomutase — its product is MMQAGKPKSPFKAYDVRGRVPDELNEDVAYRIGCAYRELFEVRHVVVGYDARLSSPALAEALAQGLLDSGCDVTDIGLCGTEQVYFATAHMNLDGGIMVTASHNPADYNGMKFVLSQARPVSGDTGLRELEARVLAGGQSFGGGAGSIISEGAKGRRRRENSLPPYVAHLLSYVDPTVLRPLKVVVNAGNGCAGPVIDALAPHLPFAWTRVNHEPDGSFPHGIPNPLLPENREATARAVQGAGADVGIAWDGDFDRCFFFDEQGQFIEGYYLVGLLGQSFARRYPGAKIIHDPRLIWNTIELVAEDGGVPVQSKTGHAFMKERMRREDAVYGGEMSAHHYFRDFAYCDSGMIPWLLVLEAMCRENRPLSALVGERMRRFPCSGEINRSVPSLERVLERVERFYAGAGKSDMTDGLSMDFGRWRFNLRASNTEPLLRLNVETRGDEELLQQKTAELLALIDREEG
- a CDS encoding glycosyltransferase family 2 protein, encoding MSFNGAGAAVRRAVMKKVGYYPGEFFLYMNEMDMAFRIWDAGYTIRYFPDIVSYHKASPTNRQSWRAPFFYCRNLFWLVWKNQPMGRAWSLTLLLFYYCLYFSMEQKTTIYLKAAWDAVKNLGMILSLRKPVQPEVARKLRVPYRVNFTFYR
- a CDS encoding IS1182-like element ISHmo2 family transposase; this encodes MFRFDVDPQVSFYDFAALWDQLVPADSVFRLFRELAPLLIQPEDFTGLYCLDNGRPSHAARQMTMACMLQEMLGETDRGMEAQTRVNIEVKFALGMALDEPGIDHANFGVHRQRLIQKELDKVYLDRFIRLMYYLGVLTGKEPWITDTTHVIAPISAPTTIELIRQAMRLLVRLLAKQYSVPWHAIPHAPRAVRYLETVTEVKEHNLDDKAKMERLVEVVSEADELLAYVESSEASWKKKPDVIHYALLLCRILRERIIRKDDGTLEIAPGGSVKDMIVSAVDSEARFGCKGKTKWRGYKMAIVEVGNSGFIAAAEAMKANDYDGSSLVPLADQLPTDCVENPTIIGDTHYGAGDDRVTLKEKGIDVVAPLSPKTKCDILAGEGFQVSEDQTQLICPRGKVITTYSEVADGKNFVLRAKDHDCKHCPRYTTCFKEKKHRRTIFIHNAYGVMLEAAKHSQTKIYKEQMRLRSRIEAKQNELVNRYGLRRVRRIGKRNLAYAARLSALAANFQKLNRLRNDKNATMVLEVSALRGVAFKKAA
- a CDS encoding glycosyltransferase family 2 protein, whose product is MELVSVVILNWNRRNDLKEGLTRLREQPYRPLEIIVVDNGSTDDSVAMVRAEFPEVRLIETGKNLGVEGYNAGFRQARGEYVLILDDDSFPAYDAITRMVSRFQADPRLGVVAFDVRSYDQFVQWEQQGRPERSETSGEKAQALAEPDYYMSLSKNPLKRGQKARRFYMEIGGI
- a CDS encoding mannose-1-phosphate guanylyltransferase/mannose-6-phosphate isomerase, whose translation is MKVVILAGGGGTRLFPLSRQDYPKQFLRLQGGKSLLAQTVERFLAVANPADMVVVTNQVYYHHVQTELRLCGALAAHILLEPAARNTAPAIALAARYCADVLGCGDEEVLFVSPSDHLISPVDGFVNAVKQAVEGAGQGKIVTLGVLPEKPETGYGYIQAGAPCHGGFAVTGFTEKPERSVAEAFLRQGNYYWNSGMYAMQIETVFAELKSHAPEIYNGVAESFEQSLARFEQMPSVSIDYAVAEKSDRGIVIPLSLFWSDIGSWDAIFDALTKDEEGNVLAGDCHAIDCHESLLMSNGRLVAGIGLTDTLVVETSDVIVVAQKGHSQKIKSLVEQLRGRGRREASEHPTQFRPWGKYTVLAEAPGYKVKHIVVTPGSQLSLQMHYHRSEHWIVLQGTACVTVDDQTRWIHENESLFVPKTARHRLSNPGKIPLEIIEVQNGSYLGEDDIVRFDDVYGRLSDGTGVCRHPELEPAK
- a CDS encoding nucleoside-diphosphate sugar epimerase/dehydratase produces the protein MRLLDLLTNKGFAREKIKGIVDSNPHKDGRVLHGLPVYAKERFFAERQEDCSDIIISSAAFEHEIYEELQPVLPERVQLIRLYDGKLGCQVPL